One region of Centropristis striata isolate RG_2023a ecotype Rhode Island chromosome 3, C.striata_1.0, whole genome shotgun sequence genomic DNA includes:
- the hesx1 gene encoding homeobox expressed in ES cells 1 — MMASTVTSDSRLQFSIDRILGLELEPPGSCLKIHRPWTEIGAEKENRGNVLCSKQQHRYQQQQQQPQQQHQQLNSPRPSSNWYIGRRPRTAFTNSQVSVLETVFQVNCYPGIQLREQLAARLQLDEDRIQIWFQNRRAKLRRSLRETRLQLVQTAVADLGVRQEVIGHLKANQDAGGDLQLAQRIASRLQLEEEEEEERK; from the exons ATGATGGCGTCCACTGTGACATCAGACAGCAGGCTCCAGTTCTCCATAGATCGGATCCTGGGTCTGGAGCTAGAACCACCTGGAAGCTGCCTGAAGATCCACCGACCCTGGACAG agATCGGAGCAGAGAAGGAGAACAGAGGGAATGTTTTGTGCTCTAAGCAACAACATCgttatcaacaacaacaacaacaacctcaacaacaacatcagcagctgaactCTCCCAGACCGTCATCAAACTGGTACATCGGACGCAGACCACGGACCGCCTTCACCAACAGCCag GTGAGCGTGCTGGAGACGGTGTTCCAGGTGAACTGTTATCCAGGCATCCAGCTGAGGGAGCAGCTGGCCGCCAGGCTGCAGCTGGACGAGGACAGGATACAG ATCTGGTTCCAGAACCGGCGGGCCAAGCTGCGGCGTTCCCTCAGAGAAACCCGTCTGCAGCTGGTTCAGACGGCCGTGGCCGACCTCGGGGTCCGGCAGGAGGTCATAGGTCACCTGAAGGCCAATCAGGATGCAGGAGGCGACCTGCAGCTCGCCCAGCGGAtcgcctcccgcctgcagctggaggaggaggaggaggaggagaggaagtga